From the genome of Gorilla gorilla gorilla isolate KB3781 chromosome 4, NHGRI_mGorGor1-v2.1_pri, whole genome shotgun sequence:
CAAGGATGGAGTTAGTTACTGCAGCAGTACTACTCACAGAGTAGTCCctgaaccagcagcatcagcatcgccTGGGAGCTTGGTAGAAATGGACAGCCTCAGGCCCCATCTTGGACCTACTGAACCTGAATCTCCAGAGGTGGGGTCCTCCCACTctgcactgaagtttgagaaccactgctctgtaCTATAGACCAGCATCTTGTGCCCTCCCACGGTGGTAATGGGACCCTGGGCCCAATAGGCAACACGTGCGATAGTAAGATCACTGGCTGCAGAGACACCTCTCCTTCCTCAAAGACAGCACATGTTTATACAGCCCATATCACATGCTGGCCCATGTTCTAGACGCtgtggatatatttttatttgattttcttttattgagacggagttttgctcttgtcacccgggctggagggcaatgccacaatctcagctcactgcaacctctgcctcctgggttcaagcgattctcctgcctcagcctcccgagtagctgggattacaggcatccacaaccacacccagctaatttttttttttttttcgtatttttagtagagactgggtttcaccacgttggccaggccggtctcaaactcctgacctcaggtgatccacccatctcggcctctcaaagtgctaggattacaggcgtgagctaccgtgtccAGCCAATGCTGTGAATATATTAAACTGACTTGATCTTTACATCAAGATGGAAGCAAATGGTTTGCCTCCATTTGTAAATAGGCATTATCTCCTATTTACAGATTACAGATGGAGGCAAACAAGTTaactaacttgcccaaagttacacagctagtaagtggcagagactAAAGTCTGTTCCTACCCACCATGCTATGCACACCTGGCTCAcccagcaggggctgggggaggagggaacCAGGGGCTGCTGGAAGGTACCTGCCATAAGTCCCAGTACTTAATGGTTGGCACAGGATGGAAGGGGAGCCAGGGGCAGCCTGAGCAAAACCCTGACCAAGTAGAACCTGGCCGGGGATGCCCAGGTGGAGGAGAACACAGTTCCAGCTCCTGGGAGTCGGGCCCAGAACTGTCCCCTGGGAATCCTCACTGGGCTCGTCTGACTTTCTCTGTTGGGTCTCTTATAGGTTCTGGCTGTGTCAGATGGAGGTAAGTGACAGAATGTGTGGAGAACTGGCtgagtgggagggaggagggaggtggagatgggTGGGGACACCCCTGCCACCTGCTATCTTTCCAGGGAACAGGGCTGCAGAGTGGATGCATGGGGGAGGGTGGGttgtgccaggggctggggaaggcagcaaGGCTCACCCCAACTTGTCCATCCCCCTGCAGAGCTGAGCAGCACGACGGGGCCCCAAGGCCAGGGCGAGGGCCGCGGCAGCTCCCTCAGCAtccacagcctccccagtggtCCCAGCAGCCCCTTCCCAACCGAGGAGCAGCCTGTGGCCAGCTGGGCCCTGTCCTTCGAGCGGCTGCTGCAGGACCCGCTgggcctggcttacttcactgtAAGCCTGGggtagggaaagggaaggggggaCACGGGAGAGGGCAGGGCGTGGATGGAGCTTCAGGCTGGCCAGAGTGGGGTCCTCTGTCAGCTTCCTCATCTAGCCTTCCTGCAgcaccctcttcctcttctcccagCTGGgaacttttcttccttctccctgtcCTTGTCTCCgcctctcattttctctccctgTCTTCAGATCCGTCTGGCTCCATCTGTCTGTCTggccctgtctgtctgtcttggtCTCTTGGCCCTGTCTCTGTCCCAATCCTTTTGATCACATCCCCCAGTTTGGTCTCTGTGTCTCTGAGTCTCTGcctgcctccccctccttcccctcccaggAGTTCCTGAAGAAGGAGTTCAGCGCGGAAAACGTGACTTTCTGGAAGGCCTGCGAGCGCTTCCAACAGATCCCGGCCAGCGATACCCAGCAGGTGGGAGAAGGGGGAGCTGGGGCcgagggctggggagaggggaacTGGGCCACGCTCCCTGACCAACTCCTCCCGTCCCTCCTTCAGCTAGCTCAGGAGGCCCGCAACATCTACCAGGAGTTCCTGTCCAGCCAGGCGCTGAGCCCAGTGAACATCGACCGTCAGGCCTGGCTTGGCGAGGAGGTGCTGGCCGAGCCCCGGCCGGACATGTTTCGGGCACAGCAGCTTCAGGTGGGCGATCCTGGGGGGATTGGCCTTGAAAGGGAGACAAAAGGAGCAGGGGCGGGGTCGGACCCTGGCGGGGAGTCTGAACTACAAAGCGGAGGGGGCAAATTTGGAGGCGGAGACAGAGCCAAATGCCGGGGCAGGCAGGGCGGAGCTCAGAGGGCGGTATCAGAGGCATCGGGGAAGGACAGTTAGAGGCGGAGCCTAGCTGAGCTCGGGGCGGGCCTGGACCCCGGGGGTGGGTATAGGAACTGAGGTCGGGGCGGGGCTTGGAAAATCCAGCCCTAGGTTTGGGGCGGGGCCAGCCCCAAGGACCCGGCCTGGGTGCAGGCAGCCCAgcgcccccaccccagccccggcTCACCTGTTCCGGGGTCGCCCCGCAGATCTTCAACTTGATGAAGTTCGACAGCTATGCGCGCTTCGTCAAGTCCCCGCTGTACCGCGAGTGCCTGCTAGCCGAAGCCGAGGGGCGCCCTCTGCGGGAACCTGGCTCCTCGCGCCTCGGCAGCCCTGACGCCACGAGGAAGGTGCGTGGGACTGGGCGAGGGACTGGGCGAGGCAGGGGGTCCTGCGGACCGCGTGCAAGAGGGGACGCCTCCGGGTGCAGATCTGCGGGTCTGTGCCCACGGTCTGCATGCGGGCTGGGGCCCAGCCCGGTGCCAGCGCCTCCCCTGTACCCACAGAAGCCGAAGCTGAAGCCCGGGAAGTCGCTGCCGCTGGGTGTGGAGGAGTTGGGGCAGCTGCCACCCGTTGAGGGTCCTGGGGGCCGCCCTCTCCGCAAGTCCTTCCGCCGGGGTGAGGGCAGGAGCGAGCAACAGAGATGCGGGGAAGGCGGGAGTTTGGGCAATTTGGGGAGTGCCCCCTTCCTCCTACGTGGCCCACAGTCTGTCAGTCTGTGAAAACTGAAACGCAGGTCCCAGTGACCACCACACTCCCCTGGGTGGTTCGGGTCTTGGGCTAGACCTCAGGCGTTTGGAAATCTCCAACGGTGGTGTCGCTCCCAGGGATTTACACCTGGGCCCCTGCAGGATGGCTCCAAACAAGGCCCACCAGTGGGGAACAGGCTTCCGCAGAAGATGGGTGAGGGTGGGGGGCTGTTCGCGTTCATGGCTCCCTCTTCACTAGAACTGGGCGGGACTGCAAACGCCGCCTTGCGCCGAGAGTCTCAGGGCTCCCTCAACTCCTCCGCCAGCCTGGACCTTGGCTTCCTAGCCTTCGTCAGCAGCAAATCTGAGGTGAGCCGACTGTTGGGGAAGACAAGATGCTCTATGGGCTAGAGTCACTACTCAGGCCCATTTACGTGGTGGCCCTCATTCCAAGTTGCTGTCCTTACTGCGTCTCCCAGCTTGCTCTGCGTAGCCAACCCTTCAGCCTCCTTGCTTGTCTCACTATATTGGTCCCCATATATGTCATGGGTACACATCCTCAGTTGGcaaatgtgtgcacatgtgcagagCCCAGGTGTGTATACACAGCACGTGTGTGGGAATCAGTGGGTGGACCCGTCTCTAGGTGCCCATATGCCTGGGTGTGCATACATGTGTTCCTGCAGGAGGATGTATCTTTGCCTGCCTTGGGAGTGCGTGCGCATGCTTGAGCCCCAGCAAGCTTACCTATCTCTGTGTACCTGTGTGCATGCCCTTGCATGTGTACACATAATCTCCCCCACTCCTGCCCTGAATCAGAGCCACCGGAAGAGCCTTGGGAGCACGGAGGGTGAAAGTGAAAGCCGGCCAGGGAAGTACTGCTGTGTGTACCTGCCCGACGGCACAGCCTCCTTGGCCCTGGCCAGACCTGGCCTCACCATCCGAGACATGCTGGCAGGGATCTGTGAGAAACGAGGCCTCTCTCTACCTGACATCAAGGTCTACCTGGTGGGCAGTGAACAGGTGGGAACCTGACCTGGCTCCAACTCTAACCTCCTTCCTGATCCTGACCCCAACTCCATTTCTGTCTCTGCTCAGTCATGGCTCCAACCCCAATTCAAGTTCTAAACCCAACTCCAAAGCACCCTCAGCACCAACTTTCACTCACTCAGACATCCACCCACCCCCCACCTCATGTCCTTCcaggtttccaccttcatccatcaTCCTATTGTGGCCATCTTAGGGAGGTAAAACTGGAGAGAACCACTGTGGGAGCTGGGGTTTGCCCCTCATCATTCCCAGAGTCCAGACTCCCATCCCCACAGACCCATCCTGGAAATGGCCATCCGTGGGGTGCCCTCACCTCCTTAGCCTCTAGGGGCACCCAACTGCACCTAACCAATGAACTTTTTCCTTTAGGTGCAAACTAGCTTAAACTTTAAAGAAGACCTAGGGGAAAACTGGCTTTAAAGGAAACCATTCAGTCAGGGGAATCTCAAGGAAGAATGCTACCTTCCAGGGGGCCATCGGGATTTCATTTACCTAGTAGACAAGTCCTAAGGCCTTGCCAGGTGTGTGGGGGAGAGGAACCTAGATCTGGGGCTGTCCTCCTGGCCCACAGGCTGAAAGTAAGCCAAGCAGGGAGTGATCAGGGAGGAAGAAGAGTGAAAACTCCAGAGAAGGTCTCTTGGGAGAGGGTAGGCATTTCTGGCTGGTGTCCGGAAGGCTTCATGGAAGAAGCAGCAGTTGATGTGGATGGGCAGAGCTGTGGGGGAggatattccaggcagagggaacagcttaGGCAAAGGCCTGCAGGTGGGTACTTGCGGGGCATGTTCAGGggcctggagtgcaggggtgcgaggGCAGTAGTGGGAGGCATTCTGCCCACTCTTCTCAGGCCGCTAGGGCGGCTGCCAGCAGCCCAGATGGGCTTTCATACATGCTAAATATAACTTCCTCACCCACACTCCACCTGCTCCTGCAGCACAGCATAAGCCTACTGCCTGGGAGATgctgcccccaacccccacatCAGGCTGGAGCAGGCAGTGGGGCCTCTGAAGGTGGTCA
Proteins encoded in this window:
- the RGS14 gene encoding regulator of G-protein signaling 14, producing MPGKPKHLGVPNGRMVLAVSDGELSSTTGPQGQGEGRGSSLSIHSLPSGPSSPFPTEEQPVASWALSFERLLQDPLGLAYFTEFLKKEFSAENVTFWKACERFQQIPASDTQQLAQEARNIYQEFLSSQALSPVNIDRQAWLGEEVLAEPRPDMFRAQQLQIFNLMKFDSYARFVKSPLYRECLLAEAEGRPLREPGSSRLGSPDATRKKPKLKPGKSLPLGVEELGQLPPVEGPGGRPLRKSFRRELGGTANAALRRESQGSLNSSASLDLGFLAFVSSKSESHRKSLGSTEGESESRPGKYCCVYLPDGTASLALARPGLTIRDMLAGICEKRGLSLPDIKVYLVGSEQKALVLDQDCTVLADQEVRLENRITFELELTALERVVRISAKPTKRLQEALQPILEKHGLSPLEVALHRPGEKQPLDLGKLVSSVAAQRLVLDTLPGVKISKARDKSPCRSQGCPPRTQDKATHPPPASPSSLVKVPSSATGKRQTCDIEGLVELLNRVQSSGAHDQRGLLRKEDLVLPEFLQLPAQGPSSQETPPQTESAAQPIGGSLNSTTDSAL